The Ensifer canadensis genomic sequence ATCGCTGAAATCAGGTCAGGCGATCTTCGACGTGACGTTCTTCCCGGACCTGAAGTTCAACAATTATACGGCGATCCTGTCGGACGGCGTTTTCCTGCGCAGCCTCTTGAATTCGCTGGTCGTCGCTTTCTCGGTCGTCGCACTCTCGCTGGTGCTGGCGATTGCGGCCGCCTATGCGCTCGGCCGGATCGACTTTCGCGGTCGTTCGCCGATCATGCTGCTGGTGCTCGCGGTCTCGATGTTCCCGCAGATCGCGCTTCTGTCCGGCCTGTTCGAGATGATCCGCTGGCTCGGGCTCTACAACACGGTCGGTTCGCTGATCTTCTCCTACATGATCTTCACGCTGCCGTTCAACATCTGGGTGCTGACCACGTTCATGCGCGATTTGCCGAAACAGATCGAGGAGGCGGCGATCATGGACGGCTGCTCGCCCTTGCGGATCGTGCGCTGCATCTTCCTGCCGATGATGGGGCCGGCACTGATCTC encodes the following:
- a CDS encoding carbohydrate ABC transporter permease — encoded protein: MVRSNARKRLHRIAIYSLFGVVALYTLFPFYWMIASSLKSGQAIFDVTFFPDLKFNNYTAILSDGVFLRSLLNSLVVAFSVVALSLVLAIAAAYALGRIDFRGRSPIMLLVLAVSMFPQIALLSGLFEMIRWLGLYNTVGSLIFSYMIFTLPFNIWVLTTFMRDLPKQIEEAAIMDGCSPLRIVRCIFLPMMGPALISTGLLAFIASWNEFMFALTFILTDENRTVPVAIALISGSSRYEFPYGAIMAASTIVTVPLVILALIFQKHIVSGLTAGAVKG